The genomic region TGTGTATGTACTTGCCAACCGTGTCATCCGTGGAAAGCTGCTCTTGACGTTCCAATTCTAATAGAAGGATCGATGTAAAAAGCTTGGTTACAGAGCCGATTTCAAACAATCTGTGTTCGGGAGCCGCCGTGCTCTTCTTTTGGGGATTGCCTACCGAATGATATTCGATATCGCCCTTTGTAATTATGCCAATCTCAAGATGCAGATGTTTCTTGCCTTTGATGTAATCGGATACAAAATCCTGTAAATCCCTCATAGAAAATGTTACTCCTTTTTTGGTGTAAATTTCATTATTGGAATGTTGAAATGACGTTAGCCACTCCTTTGGCAAACTTCACTATGTATTCGTTTAAAATTTCCTATTCCCTGCTCGTTAGTTAATGCTTGTCTTCTCCTAAACAGGAAAAGAGCCGTGATTACGGCTCTTTCTTTGTCACCCTGAACGACTGAATATAGTTGTGGATATCATCTTCTGGCGTCTTGAGCAATCTGGCCAGATGAATCTGCATCTGTTCCAGGTGATCGATATGCTTCTGAATATCAGCGATTCGGTCAGAAACGAGGGTTTTTAACGTCTCACTTTCCATATCCTCCTGACTGAGCAGTTGCAGGGTCTCTTGTATTTCTTTTAAGGAGTAACCCAGCAGCTGGGCGTCCTTAATGAACTTAATTTTGACAAGATAATCTTCAGTATACACCCGGTATCCGTTGGAGGAACGACGGGGAGCAGGCAGAATCCCGCTATCCTCGTAATAACGGAGGGTTGCCATACTCACACCGGTACGCTTGGCCAACATTCCTCTTGTCATGGTTTCCATGCCTACTCCTCCACCTTTCTGCGGACTTATTGCGTTTGTTTGTTGCGGATCTTGGTATACGTGGCATCATAGGTGACCTCGGGAAATTGCGCTGAAGAACCTTGCAGCAAGGGCTGCTCTTCCCCTTTGAGATAACGGTCAAAGAATGCCAGCGCATAGGATCTTGTTATATCCACATTATGTTCTGGCGTCATGCCTCTGGCGAATAGTTTCGGTGAGATTAATGAAATATCCGTAAAGCTTTGATGGAAGAAATTATCCACCGTCAGATAATAGGTATCATTCAGACTACTTGTCATCACTCGATCCAGATCAGGCTTAAACTCTGGATAGGCTACTTTTTCCGTTTCGGTGGCATCCGGTTCCAGACTTTTGGCGGTTCCACCCGACATGATATACATAAACGGCTGTTTCAGGGCTGTCGTGGATACTTTTCCCCAGAATCCTCCCTCCAGGCTAAGTCCTGCCTGGAATCTTTCATCCTGCGCCAGTGCTTCCGCTGTCGTTGCCCCACCATATGAGTGACCCATGATGCCCACTTGATCCAGATCAAGCTTGCCTTCGAGCAATTGATTCGGGTCATGCGAATTCCATTGGGTAAGCGTATCAAGCACAAAACTTGCATCAGCTGCACGGATACCTATGCCTTCTACATTATATTGATACAATTCCTCTGACGTTGCAAAATCAGGGTCGGCCTCATAGGAGACTACACGTCCATCGGGAAATGTCACTCGTGCTGACGTATACGGGTGATCTATCCCCACCACAATGTAACCATGGCTTACCAGCTCCTCAATCATTGTCATACTCTGAAAACGGGCTGAACGGATACCCGGCGAGAATAGCAAAACCGGATACTTGCTCTGGACGGCGGACATCTCAGCTCCTTGTACCACATGTGTTGGAATGGTATCCAGATAACTGAACACCTGAGACGGAATGCCGAATACCAAACTAATCGCTTCTCCCAGTTCACTCGGGTAATGCTCCAGTGGCAGCCCTTGAGCGGCCTCCTGATCTACTGGGTACCACACATTAATCATAAGTTCACGCTTGTCTCCTTCCTCAGGTGTTTTGGTCTCTTCACGAGATTCATCCACCAGGTGCTCAGAGAACGTGCCAATGGCATATGAGCCGGTTGGTTCAGGCATTGTAAAAGCAGGTAACAGCCAGGTCAGTATGATTGAACCTGCACTGAAGGCCAGAACCAGAATCGATGCCAGCGTCATCTTAATCCATGAACGACGGTTGGATTTCTGCGCGCTGTGAACATAACGGCCACTGCGGTATGATTTCATGAGTTGAATGATTAACGTTATGAATAATACAAGTGTAACGATATAGGTTAGTATCATCTGCACCCGAAATGAATTGATTAAGCCATGCAGAAGCACTGCCGGAATCAGAGCTGTGAGTGTCCCCATTATCATTGCCCGGCGCTTCGGAAACACCAGCATAATTACTGTAACAGCTACGGTTACCAATACCAAAATCCATTCTAAAATTCTCATTATCCAGCCTCCCATATTCCTTGATGAATCAAGAATAAACCTTGAAGTATACTTCAAGGTCAAGGCTGAATATATGAACGAAAATGGATGAAGCAAGCCAATTGAAACACATTGAAACATCCGATGAATATACCCTACATCTAGCCCTTATGCACTTGTACGGTATATTCATCGGGTGACCACAAATGACTATTCTACGGTTACCTTTGTTCGAGGCATGGTATGCATCGCTCCTGAGGTCACATGCGCCTGAATTACGTACACTCCAGGTTCCTGAAACGAATGCTTCACTTCGTATATACCCTCGCCTTTAGACACAGCCTTCGTCGCTCCCCGAGATTCAAGCTCTTCGGCACTCATCATTCCTTGATCGAATGAAGGTGCTTCGGGTTCATCCTGTTCATTCCATATCTGAAACTGTACATGATCCGCATCATTTACAGGCTGTTCTCCCTGTGTCAGCTTGATCTGTAAGGCAACCTCTTCATTCACTTTCGCCTTATCCGGCATCATGAGTTTCACCCGGATCATCTCGGGCATCTCCCCGGAAGCAGACTGTTCCTCATAGGAGCAGCCAGCGACCAAAAGGATTAGCACCAGGAAGGGCGTGAACCAACGAGCTTGTCCGCTCATCACCATCTATCCTTTCTTATCAAGAAGATTTTGGTGTTTTGCCGATACCCCATAGCATCACGATGATGATAATAAAGGCAATCAGTGCCAATAGCGGAATGGTGATAAATCCAAACCAGTTCAAATAGTCGGTATAACATGGAACCTTGCCGCACGCCACGGCATTACCTGTAGCCGAAAAAATACGCTGGATCGTTACATGATATAACGAAATGCCGCCACCGACGAAACTAAGTGGGAGCACGTATTTCGTGATGCCCACGTCATCCTTAAAGTAGGCAATGCCCAGCAAAATCGTTAGTGGATACATGAATATGCGCTGATACCAGCACAGATCACATGGAAGAAAGCCCTTGATCTCACTGAAATAGAGACTGCCCCCTGTTGCAATAACGGAAACGGCCCAGGCAACAAATAACCGGGTATCCACATTTCTCGCTGGACGCTCCGATTTTGATGATGTACTCATTCCTCTGTCCCCCTTTTCATTTTGCTTATACCAAATTATCATACCTCATTCTAGACTCCATCGGCTATTCAAGCTGTTATGTAGGTCATTACTCGATGATTATACCAAATTTTTGAACTTTTGGGTGAATACAAAAAAGCTGCCGTATGGGGCAGCTTTTTTGCTTGATTCATATGAAAAACATTGTATTACATGGATTTAGTCAGCGTAATGGAACCATCTTTTTGTGCCCATTTCACGTTCCAGTTCAGAAGTTCAGCAATGAAACGCAGGGGTACTTGCGTACGTCCATCTTTGTTTACAAATACAGTTGAACCCACGTTTTTCTTCACACCGTTCACTTCCATCACGTTGTTGTTCACCCAGAATTCAAGGGTATCATCGCCAGCCATTACCGTTACTTGTTGTGCTTTTTTGTCCCATTTCACTGTTGCACCAATACCTTCACTCAGGAAGCGCAGTGGAATGTATGTTGTGTTTTTCCAAAGTACTGGTGTTGTGTCCATGTTGGTTGTTTTGTCGTTAATTTTCAGCATTTTGCTGTTCAGTTGCATCCATACCGTTGTCATTTCTGGCGCTGGTGCAGGTGTTGTTGGCTCTTGGAATTTGTCATTGAATTGAGTCACGATCGCGTTACCCAGGGCTTGACCTACACCGAACATCACTTTGAAGCCTTCACGATTCGTTGTGTAAGAAGCATCATAATTACCTGCTGCATATTGATTCAATACGTTTTGCACTTGATTCTCATGCGTTGTCAGAGCTTGTTGTCCTGCTGCTTTTGGCAGATTGCCAGCTGTTGCCGAATCCAGGAATGTAGCGAATTCAGTTGTAAACCCATCAATACGTTTCTCTACTGCTGCACGAGCCGTAGCATCGTTGTTTTTAACAGCTTTTACATAGTCGCTTTGTGCGTTAACGTGGTTCGTTACCCAAATTTTCTCGAAAGCATTGGCACCATCGTTACCGTAAACGGAAGCAATCGCTGCTTTAAAGTCAGCTGTGTTTCCAGCTTCAGCTGTAACCAGTGCGTTGGAGGCTGCTGTGCGTCCATCGAACTCCTCTTGCATTTGCAGAGCCGAAAGCGCAAAGTGCTCGGAAGCCAAGTGGTTGAGTGCAGATCTCAGATCAGCTGCTTTCGTATCCGCTTTGGTATTTTCGAATTTCTCAGGCATTTGTGTAGTAATGGCCGTGGAGAGCGCCTTACTTACGTCGAACATTTCTTTGAAACCTTCACGGTAAGCCTTGTATGCATCAGCATAATCTCCAGCTACATACTCATCGAATACTTTTTGCACGAGATCTTCATGTACTTGCAGAGCCTGTTTGGCTGCTGCTTTTGGCAACTTGCCTTCGGTAGCTGTGCTCAGGAATGTGGAGAATTCATCCACGAAACCGTTGATGTTTGCCTGTGCTTGTTTGATCCCAGCCTGGTTGCCCATTTTGGTTGCTTTCACCAGATCATCTGTGTATTTATTATGAGCGCGGAAGATACGTTCGAATTCTTTGGCACCAGCGTCACCGTATAGGGAAGCGATTGCCGGTTGCATATCCAGTGCATTCTGGTCGAGTGCTTTGTAGGCTGCATCTGCATCTTTAGCTCCGTCATAGGCTTTAGCCATTGCCGTTACTGCGAGTGCAAAGTGCTCGGACAACAGGTGGTCCAGGTTCGCTCTCAGGTCAGCTGCAGGTGTGTTCACGGATGCTTTCATCATGGTCATCGGTGTCTGTGGTGCGGAAGCTGCTCCAGCGATCCCCGGCATCAACAGTGTCAAGCTAAGTACAGGTGCGATAAACTTCTTCATTTTCATTTTCATTACGTGTTCACTCCTCGATTATGTTTTGTGTATAATTTCTTTCCTTGTCGTCGTCTTCATAGGGTGTAACGCAGGCTTCTCCATTCTGGATCACTCTGTGGGCAAAAAAAATCGCAGCTTTCAGTGAAGAAAGCTACGAATGCCTGTTGTATCAAGGTTTTTTAGGATTAAAAAAATATAAAGTTGCAGTGATCTTTCCTATCCGAGACGATATACCATCTGTAAGATAGGTACTTCATTTCCCTTAATTTCTCAATTGAAGCTTACATCAAAGGTTAACCTGAAGTACAATGAAGAGAATCATATTATTCGCGAAGGGGGTCCATTCATGACCTGGTTGCCTTATGTTTTAATTGTGGGTATCGCCTTATTTGGAGGTGTTGCTACCATGATCATCGGAAATTCGAAAGCCAATCAGACCAGTAATCCCGAATATGATCGCCGCACAAAGCAAAACCTCAGTAAACTTTCCTATGTATACGTCGGTGCGATTGTACTTGGTTTTGGCGGACTAATCCTCTATCTTTTTAACTAAAATGTTTCGATTCGGCAAAGAATACATTCCAACAGGCTGAGCAACTTCAAGTTTCGTTCTACATTCTCCTGTCTACATGCACATGTTTACAAGTTGGAGATAATTCAGAATTATTCTGGATATGTTCGGGGTTTAATATAAAGCCATAAGGGACAGCGAGCCCATTAAACAAACCAAACCCCAACTTGAAGGAGAGATATATGATGAAAAAAAACATGAAGAAATCTGTAGCAACAATGATGGTACTGGGCATGACTTTAACAGGAGCAACGGGTGTATTCGCCGGAACGCAGCTGGAAAAAATCTCTGCATACCTTAACCATGGAATCAGCTTTAATGTTGATGGCGCGGCTTACTCACCAACGGATGGCAATGGCAACAAGCTTGCACCAATTACCTATAACAACTCCACTTATCTGCCTGTACGTGCGCTTGCCGATGCGCTACATGTACCTGTATCCTATGATGGCAAAAAAGGACAGGTCATTATTGGCCAAGCGACAAGCAATCCATCAACTCTAACGAATGTAACGTATAGTGCAGCACAAAAAGACGCCATTCAAAAGGCTTTTGCACAATTCGATGGGTTCGAGACCGCTTATGCACCTCAGCAGATGATCGCAGGTGATACGTTCAAAAGTGTAGGTGCGGGTGGCGATGGCGTCAGCTTTGTTTTCAACCATATGAAAGTGGATGTGTCTCCAAGAGATTATTCGGACGGCTATACGAGTAAAGACGTGAAACTATCCAATGGCGTGATCGCCAAATGGTACACACCCGATCAAACGGGCATGCTCACGTTCCAACTGGATGATCGTTACATTACCCTTAGCTCGCCGGATCATAAGCTGAGCCAAGCTCAGCTGCAACAAGTCGCTGTCTCTGTTCAGAAGGTAACTGGCAACAACGATCAAGGGATTACTGCATTCGCAGATGTGAACTATAGCAAGCAACAATTGGATAACATTCGCAAAGCATTTGCGAAGTTTGACGGGTTCACAACAGCCTATGCCCCACAACATATGGTTGCTGGAGATTCATTCAAAAGCGTAGGTGCGGGCGGTGATGGTGTAAACTTTATTTTCAATCGTATGAATGTCACGGTATCCCCTAAAGATTATTCGTTCAGCTATGATGGCAAAACGGTAAAACTGCCTAATGGCGTATCCGCCAAATGGTATACACCCGATCAAACGGATATGCTCACGTTCAAGCTGGATGATCGTTATGTAACACTCAGCTCGTCAAATAACCAATTGACTCACACTCAACTGGAGCAAATGGCGGTATCCGTACAAAAAGTGAAATAATCGAAACACCTTCATTATTAAAAAAAACAGGAAATAAAACAGAAACACACATCATCTCGGTCCCCTCTATGATTAGGGGCTGATATGATGTGTGTTTTGTCCTATGTAAGACGAATTTCAACTATTCTGAAAACAAGGCTTTCGTCCAGCTTCATTTTGAAAAGGATGGGGTTATAATGGAATGTACAGCATCTTATATCCGAGCGAAACGGAGTGGACATCATGAACCAACGCATTGATCTGTCCCCAGAAGAACTGCAACAACTGGCAGGTGAGTTCAACAAGGCATCGCAAAATGGACAAGATATTCTTGCCCAACTCAAAACGATGATTGATCAGTCTGAGGGGCAGTGGGAAGGCGAACGTCAGCGGGAGTTTCTCGGGCGTATGAATGACAGCATGACAAACATCGGTCATTATTTGCGCGGTTTACAGGAAACCAGCATCAGTCTTCAGCAGACAGCGACGCGTTTCCGCGAAACGGATCAGTCACGTTAGGACTGATCCGTTTTTTTTCATTTACTCCTCATATATAGAACCGACCTTTACAACTCGGGTTACTTACGCTCCAGTTCCGCCGCAAATGTCTCTTCCTCTTGATCCACGTATCCTCTGAAAATGATCTCTTCGATATCTTCATGATTGAATACATACGTATAATCCGGATTAATGTAGCCTTCAGGGTATAGACAGCCAATATAATCAAATTGACGGGGTGGTTCTGTCATCAACATCTGCTTGCGTCCATAGATGACAAGCTTTTTGGTGCCTTCTTTTAAGCGAATAACAGACCCATTGGGCAGTAAGGTAGATGTTTCTTTGTCCATCATGTAATCTTCCTCTCTGTATTCTGTAATGTATTGCCGGCTTCCACAGGCCTGTTCAGTACACGGCGAAGCCAGTAGTACCGATGTAAATCCATCATAAAATGAAACACTACAAAGGCCAGCATGATATACACACTCATAAGTACAACAGCAACCGTCTGTTCTGTAACAAAGGCCAGAGAAATATTGGCCAGCAGATAACCACCGCCAGTCAGCATAGTCAGCGTCGCAACAGGCATGCGAGCGCCCTTATCGGACTTTTGCCTGTTAGGTGACTGCTTCAATCTGTTGATGTGAAACTTCGCATACTGAAAAAATGCAAAACCGTATACGACAAACGAACCGATCGCATACCATGGCGTTGTGAGGCCCAACATGCCGTAGGCAAACTTTTGAATAATCATCATAAAGCCCAATGAACATACGATCCCGAATACACCTCGAAACAGAACGTAATTCAATTGCAACCTGCGGGGAGCCACAATCAGAGCAATGGCCCATACATTCATGACTGCCAGCGGCGGGAGCAGCAAATATGCATACAACGGCTGAAACGGAACACTGAACACCGGGATGAGCAGGAATACATTGAGGAAGAAAAGAACGAGCGTACCTGCACTGAAACGAATTCCATCCACGGCGTATACCGCAAGATAGTTCTCGAATGCATCCCGATTATAGGATGTTCCTTCATACACGGCAGATTCGGAAGTAATGGATGTCTTGGTAGTTCGTTTATGACTTCCCATCTATTTGAACCACCCGGAAACCGTAGACCATGCTTTCTTCGCTCCATGTTTTACAACATCCTTCACGGAATCATCCTGCCCATCGCCATCCAAATCCATATTCATGGTTACCCCTTCTGCAAGATACGTCAAACCCACAGATACACCCAAGCCGACCGCACCTACTGCCAGTACAGGCGCCGCCGCAGGCAGAATGGCCGCTGCCAAGAGAGTCGCTCCCACCGTAGTTGCCCCACCGACCACAACGTTACCAATAATATCACCAGCAATCTTGTCACCGGACGCATTCTGACTGATGTTCTCCTGCGTATCCGTGAATACATCAATACCTACACTCGCCCAACCCAGCTTGTCCGTTAATGCCGATTTGACTGCATAACCTGGCTTCATCATCGAGGCGATTTCCTTAATCTGAGGTGTAGCTGTTCCGTTCGCTATTTTGGCTTCAATGTCTCGGACATAATGGATTTTGTAGTCCCTTGGTCTGCCGTTCACCAACGGATTACCTTTCACTGAATCATAGCTTTCGCGAACCAAAATACGTGGCGTGTTTCGGTTCAGCTCCTGCTTGACCATATAACCGTTTTTCACTCGATATCCCAGTTTCGCGACAGCCGCAGCAGCGGTTAGCGTACCTACTGTGCTTCCGGGGCCATCAAATGGTGCGAGCAAATTAACACCTGTAATACCAAATGTCCCACCCGACTGATCCTCCTGTTCCATCTTCTCACGAGTAGTCTTTACATACGCAGCCAGCTGCTGCATACTCTGTCCAGCAGTCTGAAACCGCTGTTGATGTGTCTGGTACAGACCAATAATGGTCTGTCTATTCCCTGACTGCCAGGCTGCTCCCTGAATAGCCTGTTGCAGAACACTATCCACCTGCTGTAGCTGTGCCGTCACCTGTTCAATCTGCTGTGCGAGTGAATTCAGATAGTCTGCCTTCATGACAATTTTGGTCAACTGGATTCCCCCCTTGGTTTAAATGTATGTATGGCTCATATCAGACTTAAACTCCAGACAATACGGATAATGAACGCGTCGTTAGCAGAA from Paenibacillus sp. FSL R5-0341 harbors:
- a CDS encoding MerR family transcriptional regulator produces the protein METMTRGMLAKRTGVSMATLRYYEDSGILPAPRRSSNGYRVYTEDYLVKIKFIKDAQLLGYSLKEIQETLQLLSQEDMESETLKTLVSDRIADIQKHIDHLEQMQIHLARLLKTPEDDIHNYIQSFRVTKKEP
- a CDS encoding prolyl oligopeptidase family serine peptidase, whose protein sequence is MRILEWILVLVTVAVTVIMLVFPKRRAMIMGTLTALIPAVLLHGLINSFRVQMILTYIVTLVLFITLIIQLMKSYRSGRYVHSAQKSNRRSWIKMTLASILVLAFSAGSIILTWLLPAFTMPEPTGSYAIGTFSEHLVDESREETKTPEEGDKRELMINVWYPVDQEAAQGLPLEHYPSELGEAISLVFGIPSQVFSYLDTIPTHVVQGAEMSAVQSKYPVLLFSPGIRSARFQSMTMIEELVSHGYIVVGIDHPYTSARVTFPDGRVVSYEADPDFATSEELYQYNVEGIGIRAADASFVLDTLTQWNSHDPNQLLEGKLDLDQVGIMGHSYGGATTAEALAQDERFQAGLSLEGGFWGKVSTTALKQPFMYIMSGGTAKSLEPDATETEKVAYPEFKPDLDRVMTSSLNDTYYLTVDNFFHQSFTDISLISPKLFARGMTPEHNVDITRSYALAFFDRYLKGEEQPLLQGSSAQFPEVTYDATYTKIRNKQTQ
- a CDS encoding FixH family protein, whose product is MSGQARWFTPFLVLILLVAGCSYEEQSASGEMPEMIRVKLMMPDKAKVNEEVALQIKLTQGEQPVNDADHVQFQIWNEQDEPEAPSFDQGMMSAEELESRGATKAVSKGEGIYEVKHSFQEPGVYVIQAHVTSGAMHTMPRTKVTVE
- a CDS encoding disulfide oxidoreductase; its protein translation is MSTSSKSERPARNVDTRLFVAWAVSVIATGGSLYFSEIKGFLPCDLCWYQRIFMYPLTILLGIAYFKDDVGITKYVLPLSFVGGGISLYHVTIQRIFSATGNAVACGKVPCYTDYLNWFGFITIPLLALIAFIIIIVMLWGIGKTPKSS
- a CDS encoding copper amine oxidase N-terminal domain-containing protein; translation: MKMKMKKFIAPVLSLTLLMPGIAGAASAPQTPMTMMKASVNTPAADLRANLDHLLSEHFALAVTAMAKAYDGAKDADAAYKALDQNALDMQPAIASLYGDAGAKEFERIFRAHNKYTDDLVKATKMGNQAGIKQAQANINGFVDEFSTFLSTATEGKLPKAAAKQALQVHEDLVQKVFDEYVAGDYADAYKAYREGFKEMFDVSKALSTAITTQMPEKFENTKADTKAADLRSALNHLASEHFALSALQMQEEFDGRTAASNALVTAEAGNTADFKAAIASVYGNDGANAFEKIWVTNHVNAQSDYVKAVKNNDATARAAVEKRIDGFTTEFATFLDSATAGNLPKAAGQQALTTHENQVQNVLNQYAAGNYDASYTTNREGFKVMFGVGQALGNAIVTQFNDKFQEPTTPAPAPEMTTVWMQLNSKMLKINDKTTNMDTTPVLWKNTTYIPLRFLSEGIGATVKWDKKAQQVTVMAGDDTLEFWVNNNVMEVNGVKKNVGSTVFVNKDGRTQVPLRFIAELLNWNVKWAQKDGSITLTKSM
- a CDS encoding WXG100 family type VII secretion target is translated as MNQRIDLSPEELQQLAGEFNKASQNGQDILAQLKTMIDQSEGQWEGERQREFLGRMNDSMTNIGHYLRGLQETSISLQQTATRFRETDQSR
- a CDS encoding DUF4176 domain-containing protein, which gives rise to MDKETSTLLPNGSVIRLKEGTKKLVIYGRKQMLMTEPPRQFDYIGCLYPEGYINPDYTYVFNHEDIEEIIFRGYVDQEEETFAAELERK